The Takifugu flavidus isolate HTHZ2018 chromosome 17, ASM371156v2, whole genome shotgun sequence genome contains a region encoding:
- the LOC130513640 gene encoding protein NLRC3-like isoform X1 codes for MSERVKEEEERAESTVPSCVSMKSDCSKEGEINFRSSDQMMDEDRAESTVSSCVSLKSDWSKDGEITFRSSDKMMDEDRAESTVSSCVSLKSDWSKNGEINFRSSDKMMDEDRAESTVSSCVSLKSDWSKNGEINFRSSDKMMDEDRAESTVPSCVSLKSDWSKNGEINFRSSDKMMDEDRAESTVSSCVSLKSDWSKNGEINFRSSDKMYQKRSASIGDSSCPEGENKRRTELQTADLNNSVSQGGELQEVIEGHKMSLKRRCEHVTEGTNEAGRGTLLNKIYTELYITEGQSEEVDTQHEVRQLERTSKKNIQDTPIKCQDIFKVLSEQQRHIRVVLTNGVAGVGKTFSVQKFSLDWAEGLENQDISLVLLLSFRELNLIRDEQHSLLSLLHVFHPTLQKIRAEDLTVWKLLFVFDGLDESRFSLCFKKHQVISDVTQVSSVDVLLVNLIQGNLLPSALLWITSRPAAAYQIPPSCVDRITEVRGFTDSQKEEYFRRRFSDEDLSKGIISHIKASRSLHIMCRIPVFCWITAIVLEDMMTRDQRGELPKTLTDLYSHFLRVQIKRKKQKYGGKQRPEELTEADKELLLKLSQLAFKHLEKGNIMFYSEDLERCGLDVSEVSVYSGVCTEILKRESVISQKSVYCFVHPSIQEFLAAVYMFHRYTRKDTAVINKFIKYDPVTSLDDFLRRALMKSLESKNGHLDLFVRFLHGLSLESNQRILGGLLDQMENHPETIQKVLNNLKEVNSDGISPDRSINILHCLMEMRDDVA; via the exons atgagcgaacgtgtgaaggaagaggaagagagagcagagtccacagtgcccagctgtgtgtccatgaagagcgactgctccaaagaaggggaaataaacttcagaagttcagaccaaat gatggacgaggacagagcagagtccacagtgtccagctgtgtgtccctgaagagtgactggtccaaagatGGGGaaataaccttcagaagttcagacaaaat gatggacgaggacagagcagagtccacagtgtccagctgtgtgtccctgaagagcgactggtccaaaaatggggaaataaacttcagaagttcagacaaaat gatggacgaggacagagcagagtccacagtgtccagctgtgtgtccctgaagagtgactggtccaaaaatggggaaataaacttcagaagttcagacaaaat gatggacgaggacagagcagagtccacagtgcccagctgtgtgtccctgaagagtgactggtccaaaaatggggaaataaacttcagaagttcagacaaaat gatggacgaggacagagcagagtccacagtgtccagctgtgtgtccctgaagagcgactggtccaaaaatggggaaataaacttcagaagttcagacaaaat gtatcagaaacggtctgcttccattggagattcctcctgtcccgagggtgaaaacaaacggagaactgaactgcagaccgccgacctgaacaacagcgtctcac agggtggtgaactgcaggaggtgatagaaggtcataagatgagtctgaagagaagatgtgaacatgtgactgaaggaactaatgaagcaggaaggggaaccctgctgaacaagatctacactgagctctacatcactgagggacaaagtgaggaggtggacacacaacatgaggtgagacagcttgagagaacctccaagaagaacatccaggacactccaatcaagtgccaggacatcttcaaagtcttatctgagcaacagagacacatcagagtggttctgaccaacggtgtcgccggcgttggaaaaaccttctcagtgcagaagttcagtctggactgggcagaaggtttggagaaccaagacatcagtctggtgcttctgctctcattcagggagctgaacttgatcagagatgagcagcacagtcttctctcactgcttcatgttttccatccaacattacagaagatcagagcagaagatctgactgtctggaaacttctgttcgtctttgatggcctggatgaaagcagattttcactgtgTTTCAagaagcatcaggtcatctctgatgtcacacaagtatcgtccgttgacgtgctcctggtgaacctcatccaggggaacctgcttccctcagctctcctctggatcacctccagacctgcagcagcctatcagattcctccctcgtgtgttgacaggatcacagaagtacgaggcttcactgactcccagaaggaggagtacttcaggaggaggttcagtgatgaagatctgtccaagggaatcatctcacacatcaaggcctccaggagcctccacatcatgtgtcggatcccagttttctgctggatcactgctatagttctggaggacatgatgaccagagaccagagaggagagctgcccaaaaccctgactgacctctactcacacttcctgagggttcagataaagaggaagaagcagaagtatggaggaaagcagagaccagaggaactgactgaggctgacaaagaactccttctgaagttgagTCAGCTGGCGTttaaacatctggagaaaggaaacatcatgttctactcagaagacctggagcgatgtggactggacgtctccgaggtgtcggtgtactcaggagtttgtacagagatcctcaagagagagagtgtgatctcccagaaatcagtctactgctttgttcatccgagcattcaggagtttctggctgccgtctacatgttccaccgttacaccaggaaagacacagcggttataaataagttcatAAAatacgatccagtcacatctcttgatgacttcctcaggagagcactaatgaaatctcttgaaagtaaaaatggccacctggacttgtttgttcgcttccttcatggtctctctctggagtccaatcagaggatcttgggtggactgttggatcagatggagaaccacccagaaaccatccagaaggtcctcaacaacctgaaggaggtgaacagtgatggaatctccccagacagaagcatcaacatcttgcactgtctgatggagatgagggacgacgtcgcctga
- the LOC130513640 gene encoding protein NLRC3-like isoform X5 produces the protein MSERVKEEEERAESTVPSCVSMKSDCSKEGEINFRSSDQMMDEDRAESTVSSCVSLKSDWSKNGEINFRSSDKMMDEDRAESTVSSCVSLKSDWSKNGEINFRSSDKMYQKRSASIGDSSCPEGENKRRTELQTADLNNSVSQGGELQEVIEGHKMSLKRRCEHVTEGTNEAGRGTLLNKIYTELYITEGQSEEVDTQHEVRQLERTSKKNIQDTPIKCQDIFKVLSEQQRHIRVVLTNGVAGVGKTFSVQKFSLDWAEGLENQDISLVLLLSFRELNLIRDEQHSLLSLLHVFHPTLQKIRAEDLTVWKLLFVFDGLDESRFSLCFKKHQVISDVTQVSSVDVLLVNLIQGNLLPSALLWITSRPAAAYQIPPSCVDRITEVRGFTDSQKEEYFRRRFSDEDLSKGIISHIKASRSLHIMCRIPVFCWITAIVLEDMMTRDQRGELPKTLTDLYSHFLRVQIKRKKQKYGGKQRPEELTEADKELLLKLSQLAFKHLEKGNIMFYSEDLERCGLDVSEVSVYSGVCTEILKRESVISQKSVYCFVHPSIQEFLAAVYMFHRYTRKDTAVINKFIKYDPVTSLDDFLRRALMKSLESKNGHLDLFVRFLHGLSLESNQRILGGLLDQMENHPETIQKVLNNLKEVNSDGISPDRSINILHCLMEMRDDVA, from the exons atgagcgaacgtgtgaaggaagaggaagagagagcagagtccacagtgcccagctgtgtgtccatgaagagcgactgctccaaagaaggggaaataaacttcagaagttcagaccaaat gatggacgaggacagagcagagtccacagtgtccagctgtgtgtccctgaagagcgactggtccaaaaatggggaaataaacttcagaagttcagacaaaat gatggacgaggacagagcagagtccacagtgtccagctgtgtgtccctgaagagcgactggtccaaaaatggggaaataaacttcagaagttcagacaaaat gtatcagaaacggtctgcttccattggagattcctcctgtcccgagggtgaaaacaaacggagaactgaactgcagaccgccgacctgaacaacagcgtctcac agggtggtgaactgcaggaggtgatagaaggtcataagatgagtctgaagagaagatgtgaacatgtgactgaaggaactaatgaagcaggaaggggaaccctgctgaacaagatctacactgagctctacatcactgagggacaaagtgaggaggtggacacacaacatgaggtgagacagcttgagagaacctccaagaagaacatccaggacactccaatcaagtgccaggacatcttcaaagtcttatctgagcaacagagacacatcagagtggttctgaccaacggtgtcgccggcgttggaaaaaccttctcagtgcagaagttcagtctggactgggcagaaggtttggagaaccaagacatcagtctggtgcttctgctctcattcagggagctgaacttgatcagagatgagcagcacagtcttctctcactgcttcatgttttccatccaacattacagaagatcagagcagaagatctgactgtctggaaacttctgttcgtctttgatggcctggatgaaagcagattttcactgtgTTTCAagaagcatcaggtcatctctgatgtcacacaagtatcgtccgttgacgtgctcctggtgaacctcatccaggggaacctgcttccctcagctctcctctggatcacctccagacctgcagcagcctatcagattcctccctcgtgtgttgacaggatcacagaagtacgaggcttcactgactcccagaaggaggagtacttcaggaggaggttcagtgatgaagatctgtccaagggaatcatctcacacatcaaggcctccaggagcctccacatcatgtgtcggatcccagttttctgctggatcactgctatagttctggaggacatgatgaccagagaccagagaggagagctgcccaaaaccctgactgacctctactcacacttcctgagggttcagataaagaggaagaagcagaagtatggaggaaagcagagaccagaggaactgactgaggctgacaaagaactccttctgaagttgagTCAGCTGGCGTttaaacatctggagaaaggaaacatcatgttctactcagaagacctggagcgatgtggactggacgtctccgaggtgtcggtgtactcaggagtttgtacagagatcctcaagagagagagtgtgatctcccagaaatcagtctactgctttgttcatccgagcattcaggagtttctggctgccgtctacatgttccaccgttacaccaggaaagacacagcggttataaataagttcatAAAatacgatccagtcacatctcttgatgacttcctcaggagagcactaatgaaatctcttgaaagtaaaaatggccacctggacttgtttgttcgcttccttcatggtctctctctggagtccaatcagaggatcttgggtggactgttggatcagatggagaaccacccagaaaccatccagaaggtcctcaacaacctgaaggaggtgaacagtgatggaatctccccagacagaagcatcaacatcttgcactgtctgatggagatgagggacgacgtcgcctga
- the LOC130513640 gene encoding protein NLRC3-like isoform X3, which translates to MSERVKEEEERAESTVPSCVSMKSDCSKEGEINFRSSDQMMDEDRAESTVSSCVSLKSDWSKNGEINFRSSDKMMDEDRAESTVPSCVSLKSDWSKNGEINFRSSDKMMDEDRAESTVSSCVSLKSDWSKNGEINFRSSDKMYQKRSASIGDSSCPEGENKRRTELQTADLNNSVSQGGELQEVIEGHKMSLKRRCEHVTEGTNEAGRGTLLNKIYTELYITEGQSEEVDTQHEVRQLERTSKKNIQDTPIKCQDIFKVLSEQQRHIRVVLTNGVAGVGKTFSVQKFSLDWAEGLENQDISLVLLLSFRELNLIRDEQHSLLSLLHVFHPTLQKIRAEDLTVWKLLFVFDGLDESRFSLCFKKHQVISDVTQVSSVDVLLVNLIQGNLLPSALLWITSRPAAAYQIPPSCVDRITEVRGFTDSQKEEYFRRRFSDEDLSKGIISHIKASRSLHIMCRIPVFCWITAIVLEDMMTRDQRGELPKTLTDLYSHFLRVQIKRKKQKYGGKQRPEELTEADKELLLKLSQLAFKHLEKGNIMFYSEDLERCGLDVSEVSVYSGVCTEILKRESVISQKSVYCFVHPSIQEFLAAVYMFHRYTRKDTAVINKFIKYDPVTSLDDFLRRALMKSLESKNGHLDLFVRFLHGLSLESNQRILGGLLDQMENHPETIQKVLNNLKEVNSDGISPDRSINILHCLMEMRDDVA; encoded by the exons atgagcgaacgtgtgaaggaagaggaagagagagcagagtccacagtgcccagctgtgtgtccatgaagagcgactgctccaaagaaggggaaataaacttcagaagttcagaccaaat gatggacgaggacagagcagagtccacagtgtccagctgtgtgtccctgaagagcgactggtccaaaaatggggaaataaacttcagaagttcagacaaaat gatggacgaggacagagcagagtccacagtgcccagctgtgtgtccctgaagagtgactggtccaaaaatggggaaataaacttcagaagttcagacaaaat gatggacgaggacagagcagagtccacagtgtccagctgtgtgtccctgaagagcgactggtccaaaaatggggaaataaacttcagaagttcagacaaaat gtatcagaaacggtctgcttccattggagattcctcctgtcccgagggtgaaaacaaacggagaactgaactgcagaccgccgacctgaacaacagcgtctcac agggtggtgaactgcaggaggtgatagaaggtcataagatgagtctgaagagaagatgtgaacatgtgactgaaggaactaatgaagcaggaaggggaaccctgctgaacaagatctacactgagctctacatcactgagggacaaagtgaggaggtggacacacaacatgaggtgagacagcttgagagaacctccaagaagaacatccaggacactccaatcaagtgccaggacatcttcaaagtcttatctgagcaacagagacacatcagagtggttctgaccaacggtgtcgccggcgttggaaaaaccttctcagtgcagaagttcagtctggactgggcagaaggtttggagaaccaagacatcagtctggtgcttctgctctcattcagggagctgaacttgatcagagatgagcagcacagtcttctctcactgcttcatgttttccatccaacattacagaagatcagagcagaagatctgactgtctggaaacttctgttcgtctttgatggcctggatgaaagcagattttcactgtgTTTCAagaagcatcaggtcatctctgatgtcacacaagtatcgtccgttgacgtgctcctggtgaacctcatccaggggaacctgcttccctcagctctcctctggatcacctccagacctgcagcagcctatcagattcctccctcgtgtgttgacaggatcacagaagtacgaggcttcactgactcccagaaggaggagtacttcaggaggaggttcagtgatgaagatctgtccaagggaatcatctcacacatcaaggcctccaggagcctccacatcatgtgtcggatcccagttttctgctggatcactgctatagttctggaggacatgatgaccagagaccagagaggagagctgcccaaaaccctgactgacctctactcacacttcctgagggttcagataaagaggaagaagcagaagtatggaggaaagcagagaccagaggaactgactgaggctgacaaagaactccttctgaagttgagTCAGCTGGCGTttaaacatctggagaaaggaaacatcatgttctactcagaagacctggagcgatgtggactggacgtctccgaggtgtcggtgtactcaggagtttgtacagagatcctcaagagagagagtgtgatctcccagaaatcagtctactgctttgttcatccgagcattcaggagtttctggctgccgtctacatgttccaccgttacaccaggaaagacacagcggttataaataagttcatAAAatacgatccagtcacatctcttgatgacttcctcaggagagcactaatgaaatctcttgaaagtaaaaatggccacctggacttgtttgttcgcttccttcatggtctctctctggagtccaatcagaggatcttgggtggactgttggatcagatggagaaccacccagaaaccatccagaaggtcctcaacaacctgaaggaggtgaacagtgatggaatctccccagacagaagcatcaacatcttgcactgtctgatggagatgagggacgacgtcgcctga
- the LOC130513640 gene encoding protein NLRC3-like isoform X4, which yields MSERVKEEEERAESTVPSCVSMKSDCSKEGEINFRSSDQMMDEDRAESTVPSCVSLKSDWSKNGEINFRSSDKMMDEDRAESTVSSCVSLKSDWSKNGEINFRSSDKMYQKRSASIGDSSCPEGENKRRTELQTADLNNSVSQGGELQEVIEGHKMSLKRRCEHVTEGTNEAGRGTLLNKIYTELYITEGQSEEVDTQHEVRQLERTSKKNIQDTPIKCQDIFKVLSEQQRHIRVVLTNGVAGVGKTFSVQKFSLDWAEGLENQDISLVLLLSFRELNLIRDEQHSLLSLLHVFHPTLQKIRAEDLTVWKLLFVFDGLDESRFSLCFKKHQVISDVTQVSSVDVLLVNLIQGNLLPSALLWITSRPAAAYQIPPSCVDRITEVRGFTDSQKEEYFRRRFSDEDLSKGIISHIKASRSLHIMCRIPVFCWITAIVLEDMMTRDQRGELPKTLTDLYSHFLRVQIKRKKQKYGGKQRPEELTEADKELLLKLSQLAFKHLEKGNIMFYSEDLERCGLDVSEVSVYSGVCTEILKRESVISQKSVYCFVHPSIQEFLAAVYMFHRYTRKDTAVINKFIKYDPVTSLDDFLRRALMKSLESKNGHLDLFVRFLHGLSLESNQRILGGLLDQMENHPETIQKVLNNLKEVNSDGISPDRSINILHCLMEMRDDVA from the exons atgagcgaacgtgtgaaggaagaggaagagagagcagagtccacagtgcccagctgtgtgtccatgaagagcgactgctccaaagaaggggaaataaacttcagaagttcagaccaaat gatggacgaggacagagcagagtccacagtgcccagctgtgtgtccctgaagagtgactggtccaaaaatggggaaataaacttcagaagttcagacaaaat gatggacgaggacagagcagagtccacagtgtccagctgtgtgtccctgaagagcgactggtccaaaaatggggaaataaacttcagaagttcagacaaaat gtatcagaaacggtctgcttccattggagattcctcctgtcccgagggtgaaaacaaacggagaactgaactgcagaccgccgacctgaacaacagcgtctcac agggtggtgaactgcaggaggtgatagaaggtcataagatgagtctgaagagaagatgtgaacatgtgactgaaggaactaatgaagcaggaaggggaaccctgctgaacaagatctacactgagctctacatcactgagggacaaagtgaggaggtggacacacaacatgaggtgagacagcttgagagaacctccaagaagaacatccaggacactccaatcaagtgccaggacatcttcaaagtcttatctgagcaacagagacacatcagagtggttctgaccaacggtgtcgccggcgttggaaaaaccttctcagtgcagaagttcagtctggactgggcagaaggtttggagaaccaagacatcagtctggtgcttctgctctcattcagggagctgaacttgatcagagatgagcagcacagtcttctctcactgcttcatgttttccatccaacattacagaagatcagagcagaagatctgactgtctggaaacttctgttcgtctttgatggcctggatgaaagcagattttcactgtgTTTCAagaagcatcaggtcatctctgatgtcacacaagtatcgtccgttgacgtgctcctggtgaacctcatccaggggaacctgcttccctcagctctcctctggatcacctccagacctgcagcagcctatcagattcctccctcgtgtgttgacaggatcacagaagtacgaggcttcactgactcccagaaggaggagtacttcaggaggaggttcagtgatgaagatctgtccaagggaatcatctcacacatcaaggcctccaggagcctccacatcatgtgtcggatcccagttttctgctggatcactgctatagttctggaggacatgatgaccagagaccagagaggagagctgcccaaaaccctgactgacctctactcacacttcctgagggttcagataaagaggaagaagcagaagtatggaggaaagcagagaccagaggaactgactgaggctgacaaagaactccttctgaagttgagTCAGCTGGCGTttaaacatctggagaaaggaaacatcatgttctactcagaagacctggagcgatgtggactggacgtctccgaggtgtcggtgtactcaggagtttgtacagagatcctcaagagagagagtgtgatctcccagaaatcagtctactgctttgttcatccgagcattcaggagtttctggctgccgtctacatgttccaccgttacaccaggaaagacacagcggttataaataagttcatAAAatacgatccagtcacatctcttgatgacttcctcaggagagcactaatgaaatctcttgaaagtaaaaatggccacctggacttgtttgttcgcttccttcatggtctctctctggagtccaatcagaggatcttgggtggactgttggatcagatggagaaccacccagaaaccatccagaaggtcctcaacaacctgaaggaggtgaacagtgatggaatctccccagacagaagcatcaacatcttgcactgtctgatggagatgagggacgacgtcgcctga
- the LOC130513640 gene encoding protein NLRC3-like isoform X2, producing MSERVKEEEERAESTVPSCVSMKSDCSKEGEINFRSSDQMMDEDRAESTVSSCVSLKSDWSKNGEINFRSSDKMMDEDRAESTVSSCVSLKSDWSKNGEINFRSSDKMMDEDRAESTVPSCVSLKSDWSKNGEINFRSSDKMMDEDRAESTVSSCVSLKSDWSKNGEINFRSSDKMYQKRSASIGDSSCPEGENKRRTELQTADLNNSVSQGGELQEVIEGHKMSLKRRCEHVTEGTNEAGRGTLLNKIYTELYITEGQSEEVDTQHEVRQLERTSKKNIQDTPIKCQDIFKVLSEQQRHIRVVLTNGVAGVGKTFSVQKFSLDWAEGLENQDISLVLLLSFRELNLIRDEQHSLLSLLHVFHPTLQKIRAEDLTVWKLLFVFDGLDESRFSLCFKKHQVISDVTQVSSVDVLLVNLIQGNLLPSALLWITSRPAAAYQIPPSCVDRITEVRGFTDSQKEEYFRRRFSDEDLSKGIISHIKASRSLHIMCRIPVFCWITAIVLEDMMTRDQRGELPKTLTDLYSHFLRVQIKRKKQKYGGKQRPEELTEADKELLLKLSQLAFKHLEKGNIMFYSEDLERCGLDVSEVSVYSGVCTEILKRESVISQKSVYCFVHPSIQEFLAAVYMFHRYTRKDTAVINKFIKYDPVTSLDDFLRRALMKSLESKNGHLDLFVRFLHGLSLESNQRILGGLLDQMENHPETIQKVLNNLKEVNSDGISPDRSINILHCLMEMRDDVA from the exons atgagcgaacgtgtgaaggaagaggaagagagagcagagtccacagtgcccagctgtgtgtccatgaagagcgactgctccaaagaaggggaaataaacttcagaagttcagaccaaat gatggacgaggacagagcagagtccacagtgtccagctgtgtgtccctgaagagcgactggtccaaaaatggggaaataaacttcagaagttcagacaaaat gatggacgaggacagagcagagtccacagtgtccagctgtgtgtccctgaagagtgactggtccaaaaatggggaaataaacttcagaagttcagacaaaat gatggacgaggacagagcagagtccacagtgcccagctgtgtgtccctgaagagtgactggtccaaaaatggggaaataaacttcagaagttcagacaaaat gatggacgaggacagagcagagtccacagtgtccagctgtgtgtccctgaagagcgactggtccaaaaatggggaaataaacttcagaagttcagacaaaat gtatcagaaacggtctgcttccattggagattcctcctgtcccgagggtgaaaacaaacggagaactgaactgcagaccgccgacctgaacaacagcgtctcac agggtggtgaactgcaggaggtgatagaaggtcataagatgagtctgaagagaagatgtgaacatgtgactgaaggaactaatgaagcaggaaggggaaccctgctgaacaagatctacactgagctctacatcactgagggacaaagtgaggaggtggacacacaacatgaggtgagacagcttgagagaacctccaagaagaacatccaggacactccaatcaagtgccaggacatcttcaaagtcttatctgagcaacagagacacatcagagtggttctgaccaacggtgtcgccggcgttggaaaaaccttctcagtgcagaagttcagtctggactgggcagaaggtttggagaaccaagacatcagtctggtgcttctgctctcattcagggagctgaacttgatcagagatgagcagcacagtcttctctcactgcttcatgttttccatccaacattacagaagatcagagcagaagatctgactgtctggaaacttctgttcgtctttgatggcctggatgaaagcagattttcactgtgTTTCAagaagcatcaggtcatctctgatgtcacacaagtatcgtccgttgacgtgctcctggtgaacctcatccaggggaacctgcttccctcagctctcctctggatcacctccagacctgcagcagcctatcagattcctccctcgtgtgttgacaggatcacagaagtacgaggcttcactgactcccagaaggaggagtacttcaggaggaggttcagtgatgaagatctgtccaagggaatcatctcacacatcaaggcctccaggagcctccacatcatgtgtcggatcccagttttctgctggatcactgctatagttctggaggacatgatgaccagagaccagagaggagagctgcccaaaaccctgactgacctctactcacacttcctgagggttcagataaagaggaagaagcagaagtatggaggaaagcagagaccagaggaactgactgaggctgacaaagaactccttctgaagttgagTCAGCTGGCGTttaaacatctggagaaaggaaacatcatgttctactcagaagacctggagcgatgtggactggacgtctccgaggtgtcggtgtactcaggagtttgtacagagatcctcaagagagagagtgtgatctcccagaaatcagtctactgctttgttcatccgagcattcaggagtttctggctgccgtctacatgttccaccgttacaccaggaaagacacagcggttataaataagttcatAAAatacgatccagtcacatctcttgatgacttcctcaggagagcactaatgaaatctcttgaaagtaaaaatggccacctggacttgtttgttcgcttccttcatggtctctctctggagtccaatcagaggatcttgggtggactgttggatcagatggagaaccacccagaaaccatccagaaggtcctcaacaacctgaaggaggtgaacagtgatggaatctccccagacagaagcatcaacatcttgcactgtctgatggagatgagggacgacgtcgcctga